A part of Synechococcus sp. KORDI-49 genomic DNA contains:
- a CDS encoding calcium-binding protein, whose amino-acid sequence MQNFKSIPNSIVSYYLGIDFLDSVPSDYVEYLNPSRHRYRLDEGRVDIAYASDSVSFDIQDLIFQYEVPAYGGLERSFVDGELDVLIEMSGDEDDVSEGRYDRLSFSGFIDLEADALGEVIDLQEDFSSGSLDVDVIGAFRFDRGDEIFKVDRVDVTLRESGTAWEARVFPEARRQGGVLAKIFEDGDLLGRVVKDGRGRYGVEVNRDLMSRFSITDQSVNALLASQNIVYRDLDPEDLRVSLGGSENGLDMDPYLEFSLNQEFGVYSVERYLEDWTGLNRVDLRFLPSNRLDNATHGLRLNRSYQSVFDLSYEDALVRGRLVEPVLINAEESHDVLLGTSSRDHLIGSNDGEIIAGGGGRDRLVGGRGADGFLMDVVRRFGRRKMTKIDDFDAQEGDRLLLSSALLTDVDDLNLALVSGNREARSAALTESNLVYDLGKGRLYFNQNGDEEGWGEGGLFLKLKGAPQLDLEHLSLQRQAVSEQLPEPYLMEPEDYDFDEDGSVSLQTDAVIGVRKMLGTFPGDALFEGLGPVADAEGRTQIDETLNQLVTQNALDLDRDGTVSTLTDVLMLIMNIQDLS is encoded by the coding sequence ATGCAAAATTTTAAATCGATACCTAATTCTATTGTTTCGTATTATCTGGGCATTGACTTCCTTGATTCGGTTCCAAGTGATTATGTTGAGTATCTGAATCCCTCCAGACATCGTTATCGGCTTGATGAGGGGCGGGTTGATATTGCTTATGCTTCCGATAGTGTTTCATTCGATATTCAGGATTTAATTTTTCAGTACGAAGTTCCTGCCTATGGGGGGTTGGAGAGATCGTTTGTTGATGGTGAGTTGGATGTTCTGATTGAAATGTCTGGTGATGAGGATGATGTGAGTGAGGGGCGCTACGACAGGTTGTCATTCAGCGGCTTTATCGATCTTGAGGCGGATGCGCTTGGAGAGGTGATCGACCTCCAGGAGGACTTCTCCTCCGGGTCTCTCGATGTTGATGTGATTGGTGCCTTCCGTTTCGACAGGGGTGATGAGATTTTCAAGGTTGATCGGGTTGATGTGACCCTTCGGGAGTCGGGGACTGCATGGGAGGCAAGGGTTTTTCCTGAAGCGCGTCGGCAGGGAGGAGTGCTGGCCAAGATTTTCGAGGATGGTGATCTGCTTGGCCGAGTGGTCAAAGACGGCCGCGGTCGTTACGGCGTTGAGGTCAACCGTGATTTGATGTCGCGTTTTTCGATCACGGATCAGTCCGTTAACGCTCTGCTGGCGAGCCAGAACATTGTTTATCGAGATCTTGATCCAGAGGATCTGAGGGTTTCTCTCGGAGGCTCCGAAAATGGTCTGGATATGGATCCCTATTTGGAATTCAGTCTTAATCAGGAATTTGGTGTTTATTCGGTTGAGCGATATCTTGAAGATTGGACGGGTCTCAATCGCGTTGATCTACGCTTCCTGCCATCAAACAGGTTGGACAATGCGACTCATGGGCTGCGGTTGAATCGCTCCTATCAGTCTGTTTTTGATTTGAGCTATGAGGATGCCCTCGTTCGTGGACGCCTCGTTGAGCCTGTTTTGATCAATGCTGAGGAATCTCACGATGTGCTCCTGGGAACCTCCTCTCGTGATCATCTGATTGGTTCCAATGATGGTGAAATCATTGCCGGTGGTGGAGGTCGTGATCGTCTTGTCGGCGGCCGCGGTGCGGATGGATTCCTGATGGATGTGGTACGGCGTTTCGGGCGGCGGAAAATGACGAAGATTGATGATTTTGATGCTCAGGAAGGCGACAGGCTCTTGCTCTCCTCTGCGCTTCTCACTGATGTTGACGATCTGAATCTGGCTTTGGTCAGCGGCAATCGGGAAGCACGCAGTGCTGCACTGACCGAGAGCAATCTGGTGTATGACCTCGGGAAAGGGCGTCTGTATTTCAACCAGAATGGCGATGAAGAGGGTTGGGGAGAGGGTGGATTGTTCCTGAAGCTGAAGGGAGCACCCCAGCTGGATCTCGAGCATCTCTCGCTGCAACGGCAAGCGGTTTCGGAGCAGCTCCCCGAGCCTTATCTCATGGAGCCCGAGGATTACGACTTTGATGAGGATGGCTCGGTGTCATTGCAGACCGATGCAGTGATCGGTGTGCGAAAGATGCTTGGCACGTTCCCCGGAGATGCCTTGTTCGAAGGATTAGGCCCCGTCGCTGACGCGGAGGGTCGAACACAGATCGACGAAACGCTCAATCAGTTGGTGACTCAGAACGCTCTTGATCTTGACCGTGATGGAACTGTGTCGACCCTGACGGATGTCCTGATGCTGATCATGAACATTCAGGACCTGTCCTGA
- a CDS encoding type II toxin-antitoxin system Phd/YefM family antitoxin codes for MQVNLHDAKTHLSRYVEQSLNRDEVVPVSTTQRRRQLGFMRTKGIASADLKGDFADDINTMFGC; via the coding sequence ATGCAAGTGAATCTGCACGACGCCAAGACTCACCTCTCCCGCTATGTGGAACAGTCCCTCAATAGAGATGAGGTGGTGCCGGTGAGCACCACACAGCGGCGTCGGCAACTGGGGTTCATGCGCACGAAAGGTATCGCCAGCGCTGACCTGAAAGGTGACTTCGCCGACGACATCAACACCATGTTCGGCTGCTGA
- a CDS encoding HU family DNA-binding protein has translation MSLAAPGHPPYDWPDWGRHRRSPSPLQSHLRLLSLPQMNKADLVNLVAARTELTKTDVSMVVDAAIETIIDSVVEGKKVSILGFGSFEPRERSARQGLNPKTGEKIAIPAKRVPAFTAGKMFKDRVQG, from the coding sequence TTGTCGCTTGCAGCACCGGGACACCCTCCATACGATTGGCCGGACTGGGGAAGGCATCGGCGCTCCCCATCGCCCTTACAGAGCCATCTCCGCCTCCTGTCTCTTCCTCAAATGAACAAAGCTGATCTGGTCAACCTGGTGGCTGCCCGCACCGAGCTCACCAAGACCGACGTCTCCATGGTTGTTGACGCCGCTATTGAAACCATCATCGACTCGGTCGTTGAAGGCAAAAAGGTTTCCATCCTCGGGTTCGGCTCCTTCGAGCCCCGCGAGCGCTCCGCCCGTCAGGGTCTGAACCCCAAGACCGGCGAAAAGATCGCCATCCCTGCCAAGCGCGTGCCCGCCTTCACCGCCGGTAAGATGTTCAAGGATCGCGTTCAGGGCTGA
- a CDS encoding MBL fold metallo-hydrolase, which yields MTMTTALEAGRPPQQLRADLWLFPPNRDSQGGSSWWLEAAEEPVLIDCPPLTQATLDALQQLAAGRTPRILLTSREGHGRLRRVQERFGWPVLVQEQEAYLLPNVQPIDTFAEEHRTAGGLQLLWTPGPTPGSCVIHAPAADLLFCGRLLTPLKRGCLGPLRHGRTFHWPRQLRSLERLREWLPPEASPDLASGAALGALRGERLVPFQGWSDGDELS from the coding sequence ATGACCATGACCACCGCCCTGGAGGCGGGCCGGCCGCCGCAGCAGTTGCGAGCCGATCTGTGGCTGTTTCCCCCCAACCGCGACAGTCAGGGCGGCAGCTCCTGGTGGCTGGAGGCGGCGGAGGAGCCGGTGCTGATCGACTGCCCACCCCTGACGCAGGCCACGCTCGATGCCTTGCAGCAGCTGGCGGCCGGCCGCACGCCGCGCATCCTGCTCACCAGCCGTGAGGGCCATGGCCGCCTGCGCCGTGTGCAGGAACGCTTCGGCTGGCCGGTGCTGGTGCAGGAGCAGGAGGCCTACCTGCTGCCGAATGTGCAGCCGATCGACACCTTCGCCGAGGAGCACCGCACCGCTGGAGGCCTGCAGTTGCTCTGGACCCCTGGGCCGACTCCGGGCAGTTGCGTCATCCACGCCCCTGCTGCGGATCTGCTGTTCTGCGGGCGTTTGCTGACGCCGCTGAAGCGCGGTTGTCTTGGACCATTGCGTCATGGCCGCACCTTTCACTGGCCCCGTCAGCTGCGCAGTCTTGAGCGTCTGCGCGAGTGGCTTCCTCCAGAAGCCAGTCCTGATCTAGCTTCTGGGGCGGCGCTTGGCGCCCTCCGAGGCGAGCGGTTGGTGCCCTTCCAGGGCTGGTCCGATGGGGACGAATTGAGCTAA
- the gluQRS gene encoding tRNA glutamyl-Q(34) synthetase GluQRS, with protein sequence MAVPDHLQRHLDQGKRLRQGRHGRFAPSPTGRLHLGNLRTALASWLQARCEGATWLLRIDDLDTPRNRPGAIEAIEADLQWLGLHWDGPVIRQSRRRGQYGSWLSWLRRSGALFPCRCSRRQLEGQPIYPGTCRDGDRGWGWQQQRLPSWRLRVPPQDPCGSGDVVLRRADGFVAYQLATVIDDISFGITDVVRGEDLRVAEAAQRSVFAALGWMPPRFHYVPLLCDERGEKLSKREASAGLAPLQQAGLDSAAVVGQLAAGLGLVPRGSRLSAQDLLADLTHRGFHASLS encoded by the coding sequence ATGGCTGTTCCTGATCATCTGCAGCGGCATCTGGATCAGGGAAAGCGCCTGCGGCAGGGCCGTCATGGTCGCTTCGCGCCCTCTCCCACCGGCCGCCTGCATCTGGGAAATCTGCGCACCGCCCTGGCCTCCTGGTTGCAGGCCCGCTGCGAAGGCGCCACCTGGCTGCTGCGCATCGACGATCTCGACACGCCACGCAATCGCCCCGGGGCGATCGAGGCGATCGAGGCGGATCTGCAATGGCTTGGGCTGCACTGGGATGGACCGGTGATCCGTCAGAGCCGGCGGCGGGGGCAGTACGGCTCATGGCTGTCGTGGTTGCGGCGCAGCGGCGCCCTGTTCCCCTGCCGTTGTTCCCGGCGGCAGCTGGAGGGGCAGCCGATCTACCCGGGCACCTGTCGCGATGGCGATCGGGGCTGGGGTTGGCAGCAGCAGCGCCTGCCGAGCTGGCGGCTGCGGGTGCCGCCCCAGGATCCCTGCGGCAGCGGTGATGTGGTGCTGCGGCGTGCCGATGGTTTCGTGGCTTATCAGCTGGCCACGGTGATTGACGACATCAGCTTCGGAATCACCGATGTGGTGCGTGGCGAGGACCTTCGCGTTGCCGAAGCGGCCCAGCGCAGTGTGTTCGCGGCCCTGGGCTGGATGCCGCCCCGGTTTCATTACGTGCCGCTGCTCTGTGATGAGCGGGGCGAGAAGTTGTCGAAACGTGAAGCGAGTGCGGGACTGGCCCCGCTGCAGCAGGCCGGTCTGGATTCAGCTGCCGTCGTCGGACAGCTGGCGGCGGGATTGGGGTTAGTGCCCCGGGGCAGCCGCCTGTCCGCTCAGGATCTGCTGGCGGACTTGACGCACCGGGGCTTCCATGCATCGCTTTCTTAA
- a CDS encoding glycogen-debranching protein, which yields MSAIHPGTPWPLGSSLTGRGVNFSVAAPAADRIELLLFADGSAQAPERVIELDGRRHRSGDYWHVEVEGLSEGCCYGYRVFGPLAPGAHGFRPSKVLLDPAARAITGWDVYDRVLATGPSPNAHACLKAVVCERDGFDFEAHPRPRHSWQRSVIYELHVGGFTRRGDSGVPEGQRGTYLGLIEKLPYLKSLGITAIELLPVFAFDPADAPPGRDNVWGYSPLNWFTPHHGYASGDDPLQLRHQVRQLVAACHDADIEVLLDVVYNHTSEGNRQGPTLSWRGLADQHYYHQNSSGDYLDVSGCGNSIAANDPISCQLILESMRCWALELGVDGFRFDLGIELSRGAALKPLDQPPLFEAMEADPMLSDLKLVSEPWDCGGLYRLEDFPAKRIGTWNGHFRDGLRRFWKGDDHSTWTLAQRFKGSPDLYNDKPVQLGRSVNFITAHDGFTLADLVSYNRKHNLANGEDNRDGENHNNSWNHGVEGPTTNPEVLKLRRRQQRNLLSTLLLARGVPMLLMGDEVGRSQGGNNNTWCQDSPLSWMVWNDDQCDLELKQFLQRLLSLRRALTQLINPLAPPRESASRKPNDHSDLWRQWHGVELSKPDWAAWSSTTATSLHMGSRGALLWMGFNAYEEGLSFELPVPASPWMRMIDTSLPSPQDLPAEAVPFNGVTIPLESRSFVLLLAREVGSGLKL from the coding sequence GTGAGCGCCATCCATCCAGGCACGCCCTGGCCCCTCGGCAGCAGCCTCACCGGACGCGGGGTGAACTTCTCGGTGGCGGCACCGGCCGCCGATCGCATTGAGCTGCTGTTGTTCGCCGATGGTTCCGCCCAGGCCCCAGAGCGGGTGATCGAACTGGATGGCCGCCGTCACCGCTCCGGTGATTACTGGCATGTGGAGGTTGAAGGCCTCAGTGAGGGCTGCTGCTACGGCTACCGCGTTTTCGGACCGCTGGCGCCGGGCGCGCACGGATTCCGCCCCTCTAAGGTGCTGCTGGATCCGGCAGCACGCGCGATCACCGGCTGGGACGTCTACGACCGGGTGCTGGCCACCGGCCCGTCGCCGAACGCCCACGCCTGCCTGAAGGCGGTGGTGTGTGAACGCGACGGATTCGATTTCGAAGCGCACCCAAGACCGCGCCACAGCTGGCAGCGCTCGGTGATCTACGAACTGCACGTGGGGGGCTTCACCCGACGCGGTGATTCCGGTGTCCCGGAGGGGCAGCGCGGCACCTATCTGGGGCTGATCGAGAAGCTGCCCTACCTCAAGAGCCTCGGCATCACGGCGATCGAACTGCTGCCGGTGTTCGCCTTCGATCCGGCCGATGCCCCTCCGGGGCGGGACAACGTGTGGGGATACAGCCCCCTCAACTGGTTCACGCCCCACCACGGCTACGCCAGTGGAGACGATCCGCTGCAGCTGCGCCATCAGGTGCGGCAGCTGGTGGCCGCCTGCCATGACGCCGACATCGAGGTGTTGCTGGATGTCGTTTACAACCACACCAGCGAAGGCAACCGGCAGGGGCCGACCCTCAGCTGGCGCGGTCTGGCGGATCAGCACTATTACCACCAGAACAGCAGCGGCGACTATCTGGATGTGAGCGGCTGCGGCAACTCCATCGCCGCCAACGACCCGATCAGCTGCCAACTGATCCTGGAATCGATGCGCTGCTGGGCGCTGGAACTGGGGGTGGATGGCTTCCGCTTTGATCTCGGCATTGAACTGAGCCGCGGCGCAGCGCTCAAGCCGCTGGATCAGCCACCGCTGTTTGAAGCGATGGAAGCCGACCCGATGCTGAGCGATCTGAAGCTGGTGAGCGAACCGTGGGACTGCGGTGGGCTGTACCGGTTGGAGGATTTCCCGGCCAAGCGCATCGGCACCTGGAACGGTCATTTCCGCGATGGGCTGCGCCGTTTCTGGAAAGGAGACGATCACAGCACCTGGACCCTGGCGCAGCGGTTCAAGGGCAGCCCGGATCTCTACAACGACAAGCCGGTGCAGCTGGGCCGCTCGGTGAACTTCATCACCGCCCACGACGGCTTCACCCTCGCGGATCTGGTGAGTTACAACCGCAAGCACAATCTCGCCAACGGTGAGGACAACCGCGACGGCGAGAACCACAACAACAGCTGGAACCACGGCGTCGAAGGACCGACGACGAATCCTGAGGTGCTGAAGCTGCGACGACGCCAGCAGCGGAACCTGCTGAGCACGCTGCTGCTGGCGCGCGGTGTGCCGATGCTGCTGATGGGCGATGAAGTGGGCCGCAGCCAGGGGGGCAACAACAACACCTGGTGCCAGGACAGCCCCCTGAGCTGGATGGTGTGGAACGACGACCAGTGCGATCTGGAGCTGAAGCAGTTCCTGCAACGGCTGTTGAGCCTGCGCCGTGCCCTGACGCAACTGATCAATCCCCTGGCTCCACCGCGCGAGAGCGCCAGCCGGAAACCGAACGACCACAGCGATCTATGGCGCCAGTGGCATGGCGTGGAACTGAGCAAGCCCGACTGGGCGGCCTGGTCATCCACGACCGCCACGAGCCTGCACATGGGCAGCCGCGGTGCACTGTTGTGGATGGGTTTCAACGCCTACGAAGAAGGGCTGAGCTTCGAGCTGCCGGTGCCCGCCTCCCCCTGGATGCGGATGATCGACACCTCGCTGCCAAGCCCGCAGGATCTGCCGGCGGAAGCGGTGCCGTTCAACGGCGTGACCATTCCGCTGGAAAGCCGCAGTTTCGTGCTGCTGCTGGCGCGGGAAGTGGGCTCAGGCCTGAAGCTCTGA